In Planctomycetota bacterium, the DNA window GCGACTGTTCCTCATGTGACGGGGATCGAGCGGAGACGGGACCGGTGACTTCTCGGGTGCGCCGGATCGTGACCGGCCCTTCAAGCGGGTATTCGACGACCACGCGCACGGCTCCGTCGCCTCCGGGGGCGACCGTGGTCGTGATCCGGGCGGAGCCGCTGCCGACGATCGCGTCGGTGGGCACGACCCGCATCCCGTCGGCCCCGTGGCCGGCGGCACCCCGCTCCCGGGCTTCGCGGGTCGCCAGGTCGAGCAACTGCTCCACCTGGAGGCTGTCGCGCTCGGCGCGCAGCTGGCGGCGGCCGGCAAGCGCCCCGGAGAGCATCGCGGCGGCGATCGCCGCCACCGTCGCCAGGGCGGCCAGCGCCACGAACATCACCGCGCCGCGCCGGGGCAGGACCGCAGGCCGGGTCATCGGTCACCTCCGAGGCCGGCGGCGTGGGCCACGATCTCGACCTCGCTCGGCGGCGCGCCAGTGGCCGTGCCCGTGGCGGTGAGGCGCACCAGGGCGCCCTCGGCCTCGACCCGCCACACGGTCCCGGCGCCGAGCCGGTAGTCTTCCCTGGTGGCACGGCTGCCATCGGCCGTCGCCATGCGGCGCAGCCCCGCCGGCGTGGCAAGGTAGTCGATCGCCTCGCCCCGCGCCGTGGTGATCCGCAGCAGCCGTTGGCCGGCGGCGGTGCCGTCGAGCGCGCGAGCGGCATGGACATCGGCGCGGAACCGGCGCCCGAGGGCCAGTGCCGTGCGGTCGTGCTCGAGATGGTGCCGCGACGCGGCCTGCAGGCCGAGCGCCCGGTGGATCAGGCCGGCACCGATCGTGAGCACCACCGACGTGGCGGTGATCACGGCGAGCAACTCCACCAGCGACGCACCGCGGCGGTTCATCGGGCAGCCTCCCTTCCGGGGGCGACGTCGGCCGACGGCAACCATACCGCCAGTGCCACCGGCCGCAAGGCGCGTCCGGGTGCGTCCCACGACAGCGCGAGGACGACGCGGCCGAGCTGTTCCCGGCGGGCCGACAGCACCGCGCCGGGGAGCCGGCGGCGCGCGCGGTCGGAAAGGGGCGGCCGGGCGACGAACGCCGCCACGTCTTCCGGCGGCAGGCTCGCCAAGACCTCGGCCCGATTCGCGAGCTCCTCCATGGCGATCCGCTCGTGGCGGGAATCGGCGAGGAGCCGCAGATGGCGCACGAACAGCGGCATCGTCGAGCCGAGGATCACGGTCAGGATCGCCAGCGCCGCCACCGTCTCGAGGCTCGACAGCCCGCGGCGCTCGACTCGACCGCGCTGCGCGACCCGGCGGTTGCACGTCGTCATGCCAACCCCCTGATCAATCGCACCAGTGGCACGAACATCGCGAGTGCCTCGAGGAGCACCACCGCCCCCATCACCGCGGCGGCGACGGGCACCAGCGCGCTACTCCACGCGAGGGCCCGCCGCGAGCCGCGCTCACGAGCCTCGCGCGCGAGTGTGTGCAGCGCCCAGGGGCCGACGCCGCTCGCCGTGGAGGCTGCGAAGAACTCCGCTTCCGCGCCTGTCGCCAGGCCGGCGGCGGCGAGATCGGGAGTCGCCGTCGCGATCCGCCGGAGGCTCCCGGCCACGGGTCCGTCGCCCTGACAATCGGCGAGGACCTTCGCCGCCTCCGGCAGCGGCAGCCCCGCCTCGAGTGCGACGGCCAGGTGATCCAGCGCGGCGGCACGGCGAAACGGGCGGCGGAATGGCGCGACGAGCCACCCGCCGATCAAGCGGCTCACGAGCCGCACGACGGTCCGGAAGGCGAGCCACGCGACGATGATCAACCCGGTGATCACCGGGATCGCGGCCCACGGTCCGGCCATCTCGGCGACCCCCTGGATCATGCCGACGACGACGGCGAGAGGAACGAGCACGACCGCTGCCGGCAACCCGAGCACGGTGCTCACGCCCGCCGCCAGTCGGAGCGCCATCGGTTCGCCCATGTCGAATTCGCTGATGATCTGCTGAAACTGCGGGATCACACGCAGCCCCAGGAGCAACGCCACGCACGAAAAGACGAACACGACGACGGCGAGGTAGCCGAGAGTGGCGCGAAACCGCCCCCAGCCCGTCCCGTCGCGAGCCGCGTCGGCGGAAAGCGTCGCTGCCACCGTCTGCGGCAGCAGCCCGAGCCGCTCGCCGCAGCACACGGCAGCGGCATGGTCGAGGGTCACGAGTCCCGGCACGCGTTTCACCACCTCCCCTGGCGTCGCTCCGGCGGCGAGCAACTCGGCGGCCTGCTTCACCCGCGTGGCCTGACCACCCCGTTCATCGCGGGCCCACGCCGCGAGCAGCCGCGCCGGGGGAATCCCTTCCCTGTCGCTCACCGCGAGGAGGCGGAGCACCGCCGCCGAGCGGCGCCCGGGACCGCGTGCCACGGCACGTGACAGGCAATCGCTGAGCCACTGCACGAGGGGCACCAGCGACGGGAACCATCCCTGCAGCGCGCGATCGCGGCGGGAGTCGCTCATGACAGACTCACCACAAGCTTGATCAGCGGAGCGAACAGCGCCATGGTGACCAGGCCGACGAACGAGCCGACCAGGCCGACCGCCACCGGCCCGACGAACCAGGCCATCCCGTCGGCGGCCCGGCGCGTCCGGTCGGCGTGGCACTCGGCGACGGCGTCGAGCACGCGCCCGGCGCTATCCGGTGGCAACCCCAGGGCTTCGCGCGCGGCATTCGTCAGCGGCGTCGCGCCGCTCCCCTCCCCGGCCTGCCCAACACCCCGAGCGGCAAGGACGACAGCCTCGTCCGCCGGCACACCGGCGGCCACGAGGCCGGCGAGGGCCTGCGTGAATCCCGCGGTCACGGTGGGCCCGCGCGGGCCGTAGCGCACCGCCAGCCACCAGGCGGCGAGGAGCGCGAGCCCCGCGACCGTAGCCGGCAGCCAGCCCGTGGCGAGGAGGTCGGTGGCGATGAGCACGGCCCGCGTGACCAACGGCAGCTGGAGACCGAAATCGTCGAACAGCTTTCGGAACGCCGGCATCACCGTCACCGACAACGCGAACAGCACCAGCGTCGCGACACCGAGCACGATCAGCGGATAGACCAGTGCCGACCACTGCCGCGACGACGTGAGGAGTGGCCGGCGGGCCTCGCCGAGGAGCCGCGCGAGCCGCTTCTCGGCAGCCTCCGTGGCGGGAAACAGCGGCAGCCACGCGGCCGGGTCGGAGCGGGCGGCAGCCGCAGCCCGGGCGGGATCGGCGCTGGCAAGCGCCACCGACACCGCCCGCCAGCGGCGGCTCACCCCAGCCCCCGACTCCGCGTCGAGAGAATCGGCGACCGCGTCGACCAGCGGCAGGAGCGCGGCGCGGTTGGCGACCGCGGCCGCCACGTGGCGGCTCCAGACATCGTCGGCTCCGGCGGCGGTGCTCATCGCCCTCGCTCCGGCTCGGCACCGCGCCATTCGGCGACCGCGGGCTGTTCCGCGACACGAAGCAACAGCGTGACCAGGGGCTGAAACAACGCCAGCCCATAGACCAGCACGGCCGCTCCGGCGACGACGCTGCCGACGATCGCCGGCACCTTGCCCCACGCCCGCTGGCGCTGATCGCGCACGAGCCGCTCGTGCTCGGTGACGGCCTGCGTGGCCTGCCGCCGGGCGGCCGGTTCGGTGAACGACGCGATCACGTCGGCAAGGCGCGACGTTCCGGTCGCGGCCCGTTGCCCGCGCGACGTCATCGCAAGCGCTGCCACAGCGGCCGCCCCGAGGAGGCCGACACCGATCACGGGCCACCGGATCACGTTGACCACCGGCCGGGCGTCGAACACGGCTCCGGCCTGCGGACCGGTGAGCGTGTCGTCGACCGCGGCGACGAGCGGCCCATACCACCACGCCAGCGACGCCACACCCGCCGCCGCCAGCGCGCAGACGAGCAGCGGATAGACCAGGTCGACCCGAAACCGCCACCCGGCATGGGTCGCGCCAGCCGCCTGCTCATACAGCGCGGCGAGGGCTGCCTGGCCATCGCCCCCGGAGGCCGCCGTCATGAGCACCGCCCCGACTTCGGGCGGGAGCAGGGGCGTCACCCGGCCGACGATCGCGACTGCCGACGCTCCTGAACCATCCGACCGCTCGAGCTCGGCGGCAAGCGGATCCAAGACACCCAAGACACCGGCACGATCGGCGACGGCGGAACCCTGCCCTCCGCTTCCCGCGCTGCCAACGCCGCCATCACCCCTACCGGCAACGACAGGGATTCGCGCACGAATCGCCGCAGCGACGAGCCGCGCCAGCCGCGCGGTGGCGTGCGCGATCGATGCGTCTGAGCGATTTTCCCGTGACTGCATCGGCTGAATCACCCCATGACGATCACGCGACGACCACGTGACAAGCATGCGACGCCCACGCAACCCGGTCACCACGCCGGCACGCACCCGAAATTCCCGCGCCGACGTCTCCGACCTGACGCTCCATATGATACCGAACCAGACCACCACCGCCGATCATCAACACACCGCCCATCACTCCGCCGCGGCCTCGCGCTCGATTCGCCCGTAGGCCTGACGGGCGACGTCATACGCCGCGCGGGCCGCGTCGAGCTCCTCGGCGCGGTAGCTGCGCTGCTTCGTCTTCCAGCACTGCTCGACCGCGGCAACGCACCACCGGGCGCTGTCGACGCTCGCGCGGATCGGCTTACCGCCGACGAGGACGAACAGCGGATTGGCATGGGCCCCGGGAAAACTGCGGACGGCGACCCAACTGCTCCGGCCGACGCGGTGGCGGAACGACAGCGGCTGTTCGCTGCCGTCGGCGCGGATCTCCGCTCGGGCGACGAGAAACCCGTTTTCGATCAATTCGACGGGCACGGTGCCGCCACCGGCGCGGCGCGCGGCCGCGACCACCGTAAACGTCAGCTCGGCCGGCTCCGCGAGCCGGATTTCGCTCCCCGCCACGCCACACTCGCGCATCCCCTGGCCCGGCACGTCGGCGGCGAAATCGCGGAGGTGTGTCGCCCCGTCGCTGACGTAGCTCCGCCCCGCTTGGATCGCATCGACCCAAGCGTCGAACGACAGCGGCCCGTCGAGCTTGGCGTACACGCGCCCCAGCCCGACGCGCTCACCGGAGATGCAGGGGAAGTCGGTCTCGCCGCTGGCGCGGACGCGGTAGCCGCAGTTGAGGACGTGGTACCAGATGGTGAGCTCGGCGGTCGGGTCGGTGTCCATCGTCGAGATGAAATCGACCGCCGGCACCGGCCGGCCGTCGGGCCCCGGCACCTCGTGGGGCACGTCGACGATGAATTCGTTGGCCCCGATGCCGTCAAACGCCGGGATGTCGAAGTTCGGCAGCCGGTTCGGCCCGTCCTTGCCGTCGGTGCCGGGAAGCCGGCCGACAGAGTTGGTCAGGCCGTTGGCGGAGTGGGCCGGGCCGCAGACCGCCCCCTGGCGCTTCGCCCAGCGGAGCGTGGCGAGGCCGAGCGTGGGCCAGTGGTGCTTCGAGTCGCCTCCCGGCGGGATCTGCTCGGTGAGGCGCAGCAGGTTGAGGTGGCCGGAGACGTGCGACCCGAACCCGGAGACCTCGATGTCGTAGCGCAGCAGGTAGGGAGGCCGGCTGACGTCGTCGGGCTTCCCGGTGAAGAAGCGCTTCTGGTAGTCGAAGCATGGGCCCCAGGTGAGGCAGCACCCGACCTTGAGGTCTTCCCCCATGCACTGGCGGAGCATGTCGATCGGCTCGACACCTTCGGTCGGGGATTCGTAGTGGGCGCAGCCGGCGGCGTGGATGTGATGGTCACCCGACCACCAGCCATGCCGCGACGGATCGATCCACCGCCGCACCGTGTGGCGCACCTCGGCCGGGGCGCCCGCCACGACCAGCTCGACCGACTCGGGAATCGACTCCGGCCCGCGCGAGCACTCGACACGATACGCCCCGTCGGGCAGCCGCACCGTCTCACCGTCGAACCGATAGATCTGCTTCTGAAAGAACAGGTCGGGGGCGAGGCGCTTGGCCTGCGGCGGGTAGACGCGCCCGGCGCCGTCGGTGATCTCGATCTTCGCCGCCGCCGGCCGGTCGGGCTCGTCGGCGATGCGAAACGTGACCGGCTGCGAGGCAACGGCACGAAACGCCATGTCGGCGCCGGCGGCGGCCGCGGCGCCGTCGAGCCGGCACTCGATCCGGGCGAACGCCGGCCCCGCCTCGCGCGAAAACAGCTCGACGATCCGGTATTCCAGATCGAGCCCCGACAGGGCGGAAGCCAGCGGCTGCCTGTCGATCGTCGCCAAGGCCAGCCAGCGCCCGGCGATCTCCTCGGCCTTCGCCTTGGCAAGCGCGCCGGCCTGCGGGCTGTCGAGGGCGAGAGTGGCTGTCGTGCCCCGCGGATTGACGACCTTGACGAGAAACGTCCGCCAGCCCTGCTCGACGAGTGAGACCGGACCATCGGCCGCCACCACGCGTGGCCGCTCGCCGGTCAGATCGATCGCACACAGGCAGAGGGGATCGAGCGCCGCCTGCACCGCCCGTGCGGTCGCCGCGTCGTCGCCGGCGCTACCGAGGCCGGCCACGAGCCCGGCCGGCAGCGGCGCTCCGGCCTGCTCCAGGGCCGCGGCCAGGCGCGTGGTGGCGGCCAGGAGCGGCTGCCGCTCGACGGTGGCCACGACGGGTAACGGCTCGACACCGGCGCGCGGCGACGCGGCCCGGGCGTCCGTCGTCATCAACACGACCGCTGACGCGAGGGCGACCACGACGGCCCCGCTCTTCCGCGGGCTCACGGTCGCCGCTGCCATCGCCGCGCGTGCGCTCATCATCGGTCGCTGCCTTTCTCGTGATCAGCCGCCACGCCCCGGAGGAGCAGGTCGGCCGTGGCCCGGAATCCGAGATCCTGCGTTCCCTGCCCAACGTCGGCCTCGAGGCGGACCTCCCGACGACCGGGGCTGTCGAGCGAAAGTGTCGCGAGCTTCCATTCGACCGGCTGGCCCGTGAGGCGCGGCGACGAGCGCTCGTCGTCGGCAAGCGTCACAGTGCAGAACGTGGCCGGGCGCGGCGTACCCCCTGCCAGATCCAGCGCCTCGAGCACCAGCGCCGCCGTCACCCCGGCCTCGTTGACGACCTCGACGAGCACCGTCCGCGGTCGGCCGACGACGAGGTCGCCGATCGGTGTGACGGCATGGAGCTTGACGCGCGACTCGGGATTGATGTGCACCCGCAGGGAGACGACTCCCGCGACCGCGCCGCCGAGCGCTTCGACGCTCTTGGCCTTCGCGACCCGCGTGCGGGCGTCGCCGGCGGGCGGACCGAGCCCGTCGAGGAGCCCGAGGAGGCGGTCGCGGGCCCCCGCCGCGCCGTCATCGTCTACGGCCGGCCCGTCGCCCCGGGTGACACCCGCCAGCAGCCCGGCCGCCACCAGCGCGGCGACGAACGACGAGGTGCGGTTCCGCGCGGCCATCGGTGATCCCCCGGCGCGGCAGTCTCCCGCACCCAGGCCGGCCGGTCAACGACGCGGCCCACGGCCGGGGAACCGACCGTGGGCCACGTGGAGAACGAGGGGTCACTGCCCACCGGGTCGTGCCGGCGCCCGTGAGCCTCGCACATCACCCGAGCGAACCAGGCTCAGTACTCGCCGTTGGCGATGTCGCCCCCCTTGGCAGTCAGCAGCGCGGCGAACACGTCGGCGCTGACCTGCTCGGAGACGAAGCGCCCCGAACCGTCAGCCATGCACACGACCATGCCGCCCGGATGAAACGAATAGGGCTCGCTGTCGTTATTGCAGGTCATGATGCACCGTCCCGTTCCACTCGACCCGTTGATCGCCCCGGTCGTGGCGTCGGTCCCGTCCATCGATCCCGAGGCACCGTCCGGGTCGGTCCACCCGAATCCCTCGGGCCGCGGAAGCGCGGAATTCTGATTGCGCTTCAGCAGATGGAAGTCGGGGCGCGCCGCATCCTCCATGATCATGATCGTCTGGCTGAGGCCGTCGCTGATCTCCGCGACGCGGGTCGCGCGACCGAGCACCAACGGACCTTCCTGATCGGCGGTCCCACCGGGATTCGTCAGACCGTTGGCCGTGTAGAAGCGGTGCCGGAGGCGATGCATGACGATGTAATCGAGCGGCCCCATCACCTTGCCATCGACCGCCGTCCCGGTGCCTGCCGCCGCACGCCGCGAAGATCCCGCCGTCGACGGGCAGACGAACAGCGGGATCACGGTGGTGCCAGCGGTGACGTTCACACCGGCATTCCAAGCGACGGTCTTGTCGTAGAGCCTCGACAGGCTCCCCTCCTCGAAGTAATCGAGCACGACGACCGGCCACGCCATTACCGACGCAGGGGTCGTCTTCGCCGGCGGACGCGAGCTGGGGAGCTTGCCGGTGGCCGAGAGGTAGTTGTGGAGCGACAGGCCGATCTGCCGCATGTTGTTGAGGCAACTCGAGCGCCGCGCCGCCTCGCGCGCCGCCTGAACCGCCGGGAGGAGCATCCCGACGAGCGTGCCGATGATGGCGATGACGACGAGCAGTTCAACGAGCGTGAATCCGGTCCGTGTCCGCCGTATGATTCGTGTGCGTTCAGGGGTCTGCCAGTCCATGCCACCCTCTCCTGTGAGCCGACGGCCGTCCGGGCTCGTCGCCCCGGGCATCCGTCGGCGGGTTCGCGCGCCGCGGGCCCCGTGCCCACGGCAACGCCCGGCGCGTGCCGGGCATGGGCAAAGGAGAGGCCAGCCACGTGAGCCGTTGGTGAGGACGACGGCCGCACGCGCGCGCAATCCGCGCGCGGCCTCATCGCCCGCTCACACGGCGCTCGCGCGATCCTCACACGCCCCTTGCGCGATGCTCACGATCGCGTCGCCGCGGCTCGTGAATTACGGCTCAGACGCCGCGCGGCACGGCCCAGTGGCCGTCGCGGTAGGCGCGGCGGAGCAGCGCTCCGGCCTCGGCATCGCCGACGACCTGCTCGGCCGCAGGGTCGAACCGGAGCGTCCGGCGGAGGCTGCAGGCGATGTTGCCCAGATGGACGAGGACAGCCGAGCGGTGCCCCTCCTCGATGTCGGCATGGGCCCGATCGCCCGGGGCGCCGGCCGTGGCCCCGCGGCGGATGCAGTCGAGGAAGTCGTCGTGGTGGGGGCCGATGTCGACGTTGCCCTTCTCCTCCTCGACGAGTTTGTTGCGCTCGCCGTAGAGCTGCCAGCCGGTCCGCTTGCCGAGCACGAGCATCCCCTTGGTGCCGTAAAACGCGTTGCCGTTCTCGTGCCCCTCCTGGACATACGGCGACCAGTCGCGCTGCTCGAAGACCAACTGGCGGCGCCGGCCATCGGCCCCGGGCCACTCCCACACACAGTACTGCGTGTCGGGAAACTGCTGGTCGTCGTCGAAGAAGTATTTCCCGCCGAGACCGGCGACGGCATCCGGATGGGTATCGACGCCGAGGCCCCAGCGGGCGATGTCGATCTCGTGGACACCGTCGTTGCCGATGTCGCCGCAGCCGAAGCCGCGCCAGAAGCGCCACACGCCCGGAAGCAGGTTCTTCTGATAGGGCTGCCAGGCGGCCGGGCCGACCCAGTGGTCGTAGTGGAGCGTGGCCGGGGGATCGCTCGGCATGGCATGGCCGATCGACCCGCGCCGCTGGCTGTTCCACGCCTTGGCCACGAGCACCTCGCCGATCGCCCCGGCCCGGAGCCGCTCGATGGCGCTGCGGATCAGGGGGGCGCTGCGGCTCTGCGTGCCGACCTGCATCACGACGTTGTTGCGCCGCGCCGCGTCGATCATCAGCCGCCCCTCGCGCACGTTGTGAGCGCAGGGCTTCTCGACATACACGTGCTTCCCGGCGTCGGCGGCGAGGATCGCCGCCGGGCCATGCCAGTGGTCGGGGGTCGCGATCCAGACTGCCGCCAGCGCGCGGTCGGCGAGCGTCTCGCGGAGATCGGCCGTGGCGTGCGGATCAGGCGCACCCGAATCGGTGACGATCTTCCGCGCCGCTGCGAGCCGCTCGGCATCGACGTCGCAGAGGTGCGAAACGCGCACGTCGCCGCGCTTCACGAGCCGCTCGAGGTGGCCACGTCCCATCCCCCCACAGCCGACCAGGGCGACGGCCAGCGGCGCGTCTGCCGCCGCCACGGCACCGGTCGCTAGCGCCGAGGCCGCCACCGCCGCGCCTCCCCGGATCATGTCACGCCGCGTGCTCGCCATGGATCGGTTCCTCGACAGGGTTCGGAGCCGCTCACGCTGCCCCGGCAGTCCCGAGCGGCTCGAGGGCCGTGACATGCAGCGTCGAAACAAGGACGAGGCGCGAAGGCGTGCCGTCGTCGTCTGCCCGGGCGACGGCGATTTCCGTCTTCGTCACCACCGCCATCTCCGGATGCCGGACATCGTAGGTTTCACCACTGCTGGTCACGATGCGAAACGGCTGAAACGGCCGAACGGCAAGCCGACTGCGAATCGCTTCAAACGTCATCAGGACCTCCTCTTTCCGCTGCCCCATCGGCGGAATCAATACTTTTGTTCACTACTCGCGATCATAGCCCCCGCCCAATGAGCGGGCAACCGTTTTGCCCCCGCGCCCTGACCGCTCGTGGAGCCACATCGCCCCGAGGGCCGCTGCCGTGAGGAGATGCCACAGGGCGTGTCCTTGGACGATCGTATCGGGGCCGGTGAACCGGCGGGCGACGTCGAGCTGCCGGCAGGCCACCGCGGCGACGAGCATCACCAGTGCGGCGACGAACCAGCCGGCCTGATGGCGCCCCGGTGCGACCATGTGCTCGGCCAACGCCACGAGGCCCACCGCGAGGATCAGCGTCGCCAGGACGGTCGTCGCCGACATCGACCACTTGTAGCGATACAACAGCCCCTCGGCCACGACCATCGCGCCGACGAGCACCGTCCACGTCGGCACCGCGCCGACACGCCGCGGCAGCCCGCGTGCGGCGCCCAGGCACACGATCGCCAGCAGCGGCGGATACTGGGCCGAGACGTCGAGGCGCTGACCGAGGCGCGTGAGCGACGCATGGAACAGGCCACTCATCAACCCGAGCCAGACCATCGCGACGGCGAATGACAGCGTCAGCGCGGTATCGGTTCGGTCCGGCCTCTCATCGATGTCGGACATCCCGGCCATCTCGCCGCGGCCACAACGCCGATCCGCGATTGCCAGCGCCCCCGCATACAGTCCCACGAGGACATAGGCGAGGTTCGAGTAGGTGTTGGCACGCGTGCGGATCGTGCGTTCCCGCTCGATCCGCTCGCCATAGCCCGGTCGGTCGAGCTCGTGACTCGGCTCCCAGCCGCCCCACGGCTGGCGCCCGTCGAACCGGCCCGCAACCACTGCCACCACCACGCCGAAAAGCAGCGTGCCGCCCCAGGCGAACAGATGGCCGCGCGGCGAAATGGCACGGTCTCCAGGTCGCATCGCCGCACCATTCGCGGGGTCATCACACTGGGAAGTCAGCGACCGGACCGGCGGCGGCCGCCGCGGCGCACCGACCACAGGCAGATCACCGCCCCGACGGCGAGGCCGAGCGTCGTCGGCTCGGGCACCGGCGCGAATGTCGCCGCCAACGTCCTCCCGAGAAGCTCCTTGCCATAGGTGTTGGCATGGATCACGTCGCGGAAGTAAGCGT includes these proteins:
- a CDS encoding DUF1559 domain-containing protein, giving the protein MPGATSPDGRRLTGEGGMDWQTPERTRIIRRTRTGFTLVELLVVIAIIGTLVGMLLPAVQAAREAARRSSCLNNMRQIGLSLHNYLSATGKLPSSRPPAKTTPASVMAWPVVVLDYFEEGSLSRLYDKTVAWNAGVNVTAGTTVIPLFVCPSTAGSSRRAAAGTGTAVDGKVMGPLDYIVMHRLRHRFYTANGLTNPGGTADQEGPLVLGRATRVAEISDGLSQTIMIMEDAARPDFHLLKRNQNSALPRPEGFGWTDPDGASGSMDGTDATTGAINGSSGTGRCIMTCNNDSEPYSFHPGGMVVCMADGSGRFVSEQVSADVFAALLTAKGGDIANGEY
- a CDS encoding Gfo/Idh/MocA family oxidoreductase, which translates into the protein MSRPSSRSGLPGQRERLRTLSRNRSMASTRRDMIRGGAAVAASALATGAVAAADAPLAVALVGCGGMGRGHLERLVKRGDVRVSHLCDVDAERLAAARKIVTDSGAPDPHATADLRETLADRALAAVWIATPDHWHGPAAILAADAGKHVYVEKPCAHNVREGRLMIDAARRNNVVMQVGTQSRSAPLIRSAIERLRAGAIGEVLVAKAWNSQRRGSIGHAMPSDPPATLHYDHWVGPAAWQPYQKNLLPGVWRFWRGFGCGDIGNDGVHEIDIARWGLGVDTHPDAVAGLGGKYFFDDDQQFPDTQYCVWEWPGADGRRRQLVFEQRDWSPYVQEGHENGNAFYGTKGMLVLGKRTGWQLYGERNKLVEEEKGNVDIGPHHDDFLDCIRRGATAGAPGDRAHADIEEGHRSAVLVHLGNIACSLRRTLRFDPAAEQVVGDAEAGALLRRAYRDGHWAVPRGV